A single region of the Deltaproteobacteria bacterium genome encodes:
- a CDS encoding branched-chain amino acid ABC transporter permease: MDTFSLAIQQIANGLVIGSMYALMSIGMMLILGIMTVINMAHGEFYMLGGYFCYFIMTQLGVNYLAALPISMVLTAGVGVLSEKVTVRPLAGRPWFSTFLTTFGLSMILRDLAQIIWGVDPREIISPFSHKRVVIGPVYLTEHRIFIFVMGVVVIGLLYLFIKKHKVGMAMRAVVRDREASALMGINLNAMNSFTFALGAGTAALAGALLGAIFNVLPSMGELPLIKGFAVVIMGGMGNVQGILFSGLILGVAESLAASFISLGLSDAIAFAILIVILLFKPFGLFGKRI, translated from the coding sequence ATGGATACATTCTCCTTAGCCATTCAGCAGATCGCCAACGGACTGGTCATCGGGTCCATGTATGCCCTCATGTCCATCGGGATGATGCTGATCCTGGGCATCATGACCGTCATCAATATGGCCCATGGCGAATTTTACATGCTCGGGGGATACTTCTGCTATTTCATCATGACTCAGCTGGGAGTCAACTACCTGGCCGCCTTGCCTATTTCCATGGTCTTAACTGCCGGGGTAGGTGTTCTAAGCGAGAAGGTCACGGTGCGTCCTCTGGCCGGCCGGCCCTGGTTTTCCACGTTTCTCACTACTTTCGGCCTTTCCATGATTCTGCGCGATCTGGCTCAGATCATTTGGGGAGTCGACCCGCGAGAAATCATTTCCCCTTTTTCCCACAAACGTGTCGTGATCGGGCCCGTCTACCTGACGGAACATCGCATCTTCATTTTCGTCATGGGCGTGGTGGTGATCGGGCTCCTCTATCTCTTCATCAAAAAGCATAAGGTGGGAATGGCCATGCGCGCCGTGGTCCGGGACCGGGAAGCCTCGGCCCTGATGGGAATCAACCTGAATGCCATGAACAGTTTCACTTTCGCCTTGGGGGCGGGCACGGCGGCCCTGGCCGGGGCACTCCTGGGGGCCATCTTCAATGTGCTGCCTTCCATGGGCGAACTGCCGCTTATCAAGGGGTTTGCGGTGGTGATCATGGGAGGAATGGGAAATGTCCAGGGGATCTTATTCAGCGGACTGATCCTGGGGGTGGCTGAAAGCCTGGCGGCGAGCTTCATCTCCCTCGGGCTGTCCGATGCCATTGCCTTCGCCATTCTCATCGTGATCCTCCTTTTCAAGCCCTTCGGTCTCTTCGGCAAGAGGATCTGA
- a CDS encoding branched-chain amino acid ABC transporter permease — translation MALRKSILIPALIFLLLLPWIFQGTYSRHILVMSLIYTFSAMGLNVIFGFAGQAAFGQPAFFALGAYISSLLALKLGLPFSLCLLGTIVISAGFGFIVGYPCLQLRGIYFGITTMAFAQILYYIVSNWVDLTRGPMGLVGIPAASFRLGDLLQVEFTNELKYYYLVLTFSLLTLFFLARFMETRLGRAFVAIRENQELSSSIGIHPFWVKMIAFMLACMITSMGGSFYAHFVKFVSPIEFQWYYLGLTFIMVITGGIGTIVGPFIGGAIFTVIPEVFRAFETYRNILVGSVLIIIVIFFPEGIMGKIHQWRKSRKLPGSEKKHA, via the coding sequence ATGGCTCTGCGCAAATCTATCCTCATTCCGGCCCTTATCTTCCTCCTCCTCTTACCCTGGATCTTTCAAGGCACCTACAGCCGGCATATCCTGGTCATGTCCCTGATTTATACTTTCAGCGCCATGGGGCTTAATGTGATCTTCGGGTTTGCCGGTCAGGCGGCCTTTGGTCAGCCGGCCTTTTTTGCCCTGGGGGCTTACATCTCCTCTCTGCTGGCCCTAAAACTGGGGCTCCCTTTCTCCCTGTGCCTCCTGGGGACCATAGTCATCTCTGCGGGATTCGGGTTTATCGTCGGCTACCCCTGCCTTCAATTGCGGGGGATTTACTTTGGCATCACCACCATGGCCTTTGCCCAGATCCTGTACTACATCGTCTCCAACTGGGTCGACTTGACCCGGGGGCCTATGGGACTGGTGGGCATCCCGGCCGCCAGTTTTCGCCTGGGAGATCTCCTCCAGGTCGAATTCACCAATGAGCTGAAATATTACTACCTGGTGCTGACCTTTTCCCTCCTCACCCTTTTTTTCCTGGCCCGGTTCATGGAAACCCGTCTGGGGCGGGCTTTCGTGGCCATCCGGGAGAATCAGGAACTGAGCTCCTCCATCGGAATCCATCCCTTCTGGGTCAAGATGATCGCCTTCATGCTGGCCTGCATGATCACCTCGATGGGGGGGAGTTTTTACGCCCACTTCGTGAAATTCGTGAGCCCCATCGAGTTTCAATGGTACTACCTCGGCTTGACCTTCATCATGGTCATTACCGGGGGGATCGGCACCATTGTAGGCCCCTTCATCGGGGGGGCCATTTTTACCGTCATCCCGGAAGTCTTCCGCGCCTTTGAGACCTACCGCAACATTCTGGTGGGAAGCGTTCTCATCATCATCGTTATTTTTTTCCCGGAAGGCATCATGGGCAAGATCCATCAGTGGAGGAAGAGCAGAAAGCTTCCCGGCTCGGAGAAGAAGCATGCTTGA